Part of the Salminus brasiliensis chromosome 2, fSalBra1.hap2, whole genome shotgun sequence genome, TGTGTAAAGGCCTTTAGATTGGAAATATTATTAAAAGCAGGGGTTAGGCATGATGCAACAACAGTCAGTCAAATTCGCTCTGCTTAATTAACTGCATTACTTTATGGATAGCGACGATATTGAGCGTTCATGCCCGAGAGCTCTAGAACAGAGGGTTAATGCTGAATAACTCCAGTATAATACATCTGGTGGCAATTCCCCCTTCCCTTAGAACTAGCAATGCTTCAGACACTTCACGTCTCTTTTTGAACATCGGCAGGCAGCCAGAGGAAAGTGTCGGGTCCCCAGTTCTGCCGAACCAGCtcacagacgcctgtgccaggcCAACGTCGACTATTAGAGTGCTCTACTAAACTCCAGGCCATGTGCAGCTCTGGCTTTGCCAGGGATTGTACTCTAGGTTTATTATAATGTGCTCAACGCTCTAATAACCCTAGTTGTGAGGTTTTCTCCACATCCTTCCTGTATTGGTGAGAAGCTAGCACAGCCTCCATCACCTGGCATGGATGTAAATGTGAGTGCGTATTTTGTATTTCGTCTAGTAACGGTAGTCTGATTTTGTCTACCTATATACAATGAGCAAACTGAGCATTCTGACACTGGCACTCTGTCAACATAGCTGTATTGCACAAAGCTTTACCAAAGCCCATTTATCATAACTTATACGTTATTGATGTCTATGTCTATGCTCTGTCTATGCTCTGTGCGACAGACACAGAGTGTATTTGTGAGAGAGTGCTTTTGAGACTTTTGAGAACATGATGAAGCTAAAGCTGATTTATGTTCCACCAAAAATGGCACTGGATGAGTGCCTTTTTGGATTTCTCATACTGCACTGACGAACTATGATAAATGCCATACCCCCTGATATGCCACTTCACCCAAGCTGATGCAAGCACGTTCATTTCAAGCCACTAAAATAGCATTTGGGGCCCAAAAGGGAATATAAACGTATTTGTGTCCAACCAAATTCGGAATATAGCAGCATATACTAATAGACTACCTTTGAACTAACTCGAAAACAGGGCCCTCAGTGTCTCCTCTGTGCTTGTCGTgtaatctctaataacattcagcTACTCTATGCTAAACTAAAGCCACTGGACTGCAGGTGCAAACGGACGGAAAGTCTTGACTCTCTGCTGAGTCTAGTCAGGACGAGGTTACTCACCCTCTTTGTGGGTTATTGAAGCAACAGGCACAGTTACTATGGAAACAGGGATCACACAAGCAGGAGATTGTCTTCTGAGACAGTAGCCGAGACACACCCTGGCTTCCAGGTGATTAGAGACAGAGGATGTGGTTCCTCAGACGCACACATCAGCCTACAGCTGTCAGAGCTTGCAGCTTCATCAGCATGCAGGGACGAACACTGAGCTCACGCTTAACATAAGGTTCTGAACTAAGTCCTTGACTCAACTACCCATCCAAAGAGAAGATTCTGAGAGTCTAGAACTCTCTAGACTATCGTTCTAAGGTCACTAATGGAGGAAAAAGTTAGACTTCGAAGTCATGGCATAATTAATCAGCAATAGAGTGAAAGGAGGATTATCGAGAGGTGCAGAATGAATGACATAAATAAGCTTCATATGCTCGAAACCATATGAAAGCTTACCTTGGATGAGAATAACACATTCACTATTCCTGAGTGGTGACTgggggagagaagagaagaggggtTAAACCCAGTGTTTACATGAGGGagttatatgtgtgtgtccagCCCACTGACTTAGTCATTACAGATTTAACATGGAGGATTAAAGCACAGACTGCAGGGAACATCTCCATCTGCTGGTGATGAGGAAATGTAGGGCAGTACATAAGAGTAATAGAATGTATACGATGAAGGTAAACACACTTTACATTAGGGCAACAGTCCCACTTGCACAATTTTTCCTTTATCCTCTTTCATATCGTGGAAATTGTTGTCCAGTCGAGGTGGCGAATCCTGAGTGGGTCATGCTCTCCTTTTTGTAGATGCAGCAGAATGTAACACACTCCGTTCTCAAATCATATCAAAGGATAGGTGACACCTGGACCTTTTGCAAAAGAACAACTAAATCGGGAAGTCAGATACATGTCACAGCAAAAAGCGAACTCCTGTGTCTGGAAGTTAAAACAGCATGTGTTGACTTTAAGGCAGTGCTATTTATTGGTTCTTGGTGGGCCATAGCTTTGCAGAGATCAGCATTGTCCAGCGTTAGGTAGCATTGTTGATTGATCATGTTTGGTATCAGCTGATTAACTGATTATGCTGATTAGCATGTGtctgtcttacaggctttagaATGACTGGCTTTCTCTGTGTAAATGCCAAGTCACATTTGACCTACAGTTGATTTTTTATGGTCATTTGTAATTGAATGGCAAAATGCTGAGTGGCGGGTTGTGGTGCTTAGAGAAACTGATCAGTGCTGGAGGTTGCCCAGCACTGATGTGGCCTTAGCTCTCTTAATTCAACCCTTGAACTCCTTGCTAATGAGCTAATGCATTGAATCAGGCACAGTTCAGTGAGACAGAATGCTAATCTCAGCAGTGTGGTGGCTCGTCTAACGATCTTTGTAGCTGATGGCTGATGAGTTGCTTCAGGTGTAAATGAGGCAGAACGCTGGAGTCTGTGGCCTGTGAGGCCTGCAGTCTGACACAAGCTCTAAGGTACATGATGCTGATAATGATACTAATACTATTGATGTGTTAACGTCAAATGGAGAATGAATGCGGACCATGGCGATGTTGATAGTGGTGGATTTCACTCACTCCTGTGAGACAGTGTATACTTTtgtataatataaattaaaaaatttaaCAATAACTTAATATAGAACTCCTTAATCTGTGTTGCCCAGTGTTACAGTGCATAGTGTAACTGGACTATGCCATGGACTTACCTTTCACCTCCAGTTTGCAGTCCACCTGTGCCTCACCAAGGTCGTTGATGGCCTTGCAAGTGTACACACCTCCATCAAATGGGCTGGGCTTCCGGATTTCCAGGGTACACACACCCTGGTTGCTGAACATGCGGTAGCGCGGGTCGTCTAAGATGATAATCTTATTCTTCATCCAGATTACTTTTGGCTAGTAGAACAATATTCATAGAAAAAGGTTAAAGATTTTTAAGATtttcataaatatttttaaataggGCGACCAAGCTGCCCTCAGACATGATGGATTAGCTGAAAGGCATATGTTAGATATGGGTGGGTGGTAGGGGTGTGACGTTGGAATGCACAATGGACAACAAAAGAAAAGTCTTGGCACTGTAGTTTAGTCCCGCCCAATTATACTACAGCTCTCAGGAGTGTTTCAaagtgctttttgaatgaggcacaatacaggacgGCCagtcagaacaaagctcatttatcttatatcagtcttaaaggcacagtaacaggaTCAAAAAGTCTGTTGAATTGTAAGGAATAAACAGAGTTTAAAATACTGGTTGTGTAACAGTGGTGGATGGCCAATTTTGGAACATAAAGCCACACAAACGATGTAAGTGGACCTcaatgaaaaatataaaatacaaaaaaaatgtaggATAGGGCCctttaaatgcatttaacaACAAGACTACTTATGCTTAATTTCTAATGAAGCATGGAATTGGTCACTGTTCTAAAAGAACTGATGAAATGAGACATACTATCATGTCATTTGTCACAATAACAAGAAATATCATATTGCCTTAGTAAAAAAGTGAACATTGCTGAAAGGTAAATGTCTAGGGGAGCtggaaatatacagtatatgttttGTTTGCCTTCTGAGTGTCAGTATTCTTTCATATTGCCATTGCCCAAAAAACTATAATGATCTATTGGGAGAGAGGGGTGTTTGAATGAAGAAATGTACATATACGCATAATAAATGTTCtatgatgccatggaagaaccatttttgtttccataaagaaccactttagaaatagagatgtgagtatggagaaccatttaaaggattaaaggttctttaccaattcacACTCCTAACTCAACtcccaaaaatggttcttctatggaaacGCTTAAAGGCCCATTAAGTACTAATTGACAGCAATGATTTAAAATGGCTCCTGCAGTCCAATTTCAAAACACTTGGGAGAGTTGTCTGCCCCGCCCCCGCCTCCCAAGACCCGCAGCTcaagcgggttgccaggttgaggacactgaacctgcagaaAGGAGCGCAAGACGAGTTTTAGAATGGCAAGCGGCGAGTCATACTCTGTAAGCTGACCAGCAAATGTATCTGTTTGATATGTTTTTACTGTCTGCACATTATGTTGCACTTCGGCAACTGTCTTGatgtccttctgggctctaagctgccTTCATCTATCCAATGTATTGCCGATATTTACTCTTGTTTTACCCTGTCTCTGGTCACTGAGCTTTTTAGATGGATTCCAAAGCTTTTTAGGTTGAGTAGCACCTAATGCTGATTTTGCGGATCCAGGTCGCTTGCTCGCTTCCATGGCTGCAGCACCCTGGGATTCCTTGCTGTTGTGTTCCGTacctggcaacccggggtgtggcagtaggactggggagTGGGCAATGGGCAGGATATACAGGTACAACACGAACAGATTTCCGCACCgtatctgaccattcaaggacAAAAATGCAGGCTAAAAAACTGCAGTCAAAAACTGCTAGTGCTTAAACTTGCATGGTTCTttaatatttgatcattttatgAGTTAGTACAGAACATTTAATACTTAATGGACCTTTAAgaagcctttatttttaagagagttTTTTTGGACAGCGAAAACAAATGCTCTTGACCACCCTGAACGTCTGGTTTTAGTCAAATTTGGGCAGAGCAAGAAGCCACATCAGAAGGCACTGACCCAACACATCACCTCCATCCAAACTACTGAGTGATTGTATAAAAGGAGTCTTAAAAAGGTGGATAGGGGGAGCTTTTTCTTACCCGCGGGTTGGCGCGTACACTGCAGTTAAGGGAGGCGTTGTAGCCAGCGACGGCGAAGGTGTTGATAAGAGGCTGGGTGAACTTGGGCGGCTCAGTGAAATCGTAGTCAATGTACTCTGGGTTCTTCAGGTTCATGCCTGAACGAGATCGAAAGGAggcagaagaggaagaggagccaGAAAAGGCAGAAGAGGCAGAAAAGGCAGAAGAGGCAGAAGAggcagaggaggaagagaaggaagaggaggaggaggaggaataggGGGGAAAGGGAGAGCGGGTCTGTGCATGATACGGGCCAAACGCTGTATCATGGGGGAAATTCCCTTATGTGATGAGGAAGAGACAACACCGGTTTCATTTATTATCTCCCTCAAAAGGACAATATGTAGCATTATTCTTTGAAATATGCAccatctatatctatattaaACACCAACATATATACACCAACATCTATATTAactcctaaacctaatttaGGAGCTTATCTGGGTATATTGAAAAGCCCAGGACCTGAGTTACAGATGTACAGTACTTGTTTAGTTTCCAATAAGTACCACTAGTCACTGGTTAGTTGACTAAGACTTGTTAATTCAAGCTGGGGGGGAGGGACCAACTGGACACCTTCCTCAATAAACTTAGGTTTAAACTGGACATCTGTTAAGTTCAGGATTTAAGCTGATAATTCTTCGCAAAGTCGTTTAAACCAAGTTTAAACCATCAGTTAACTTGCAGCGACCTCAAAGCATGGCACCAGTGAGCTGCCCAAACAGGCCCAAACGAGTCAGAGTCAGGACTTACCCTCCTTCACAATGACTGCGCTGTCTTTGGTGGTGGTGGCGCTCTCGCTCAAACCCACCATGTTCTCAGAGTAGATCCTGAAGAAGTACTCGTTGCCTACCACCAGCTCAGTAATAGTGATGCAAGTGCGGTGGTAGTGCTCCACACAGGTGTACCACTCCTGTTCcgagcaagcacacacacacacacacacacacacattaaatggCATATATAACATAATACATATATCTATAGTCCGCCCAAAAAAAGAAGCTTATTTGTACCATTGTCTTTTTGTCTGCCTTCTGGATGGTGTATCCTGTTATGGGGGCATTGCCGTTATCCTTGGGGGGCGTCCAGTCGAGAGCTACATTCTCCCCCCAGACCTCTTCAATTCTAACACACTGGGGAGGACCAGGAAGGTCTGATCGAGAGATTGTCAGAGAATGACACTTGGTCAGCATTAACTAGGTTAACATACAGCTGTAGACATTATACACTCATATCCAACAATTAGTGTGTTTACATGCGCTTCATTATCCCATTATAGTCTGATTTCTGCAGTTTTCTGATTACTTGAGTGTCATGTAAACAGCATACTCTGATTTTTTGGGTAGGAGAAAGCTCTATGAGTCCTATTAAGAAATTCAGCAAAGAGAGTAGGATTTTAGCAATCAGTAATCAGACATCTCAGTACACGCATAGTCTTGGATCTGGTGTATTCTCTGATTTCTCAGTCTGCTACATGATTCTGATACATAGGCAAATAGGCCGAATAGGCTATGAAAATAGGCAAATAGACTGTGGTACTGGTTTACATCACATCTTATTCTGTGAGACTATTGTCTGGTTGCAAAGCAGAACTCTGATTTCTGCCTGCTGCATGCAGACATAGATTTTTCCATTATGTAAGTACTCAACTGCATGTGAACACATCAGATTATTCATGAAATCTGATTCCCTTACTGTTATCGGACTATGAAGTGTACTCATGTAAGCGCACTCAACAATAGCTGATATACCATTACCTCGATCAGTTGTTGAGAACATTAGTATTAGGAATGTTAAAGTCAGATCGAATCTCTGCCAACCTCAAAAACTGGGTAACTCACCGACTATCTGGATGTCCAGAATAGCTGTATCCACGTGATTCTCCACTTGAACGCTCATGTGATATTTCCCAGAGTGCTTACGCTCAGCTTTGCGAATGAAGATGATGCTGTCACAGTCTGAGTTGCGAATACTGACCTGTGTGGGTTCGACAGCCTGGTCGTCTTTCAGCCAACTGACCTTTGGCCTAGGTTTGCCCTGTGAACCAGTCAGACATCGATAAGTGTCAAAGTaatttggataaaaaaaaaatctgtgattTTTCTTTAAGGTTTAACGACTGTTGCCTTACCATGAAGGGCACAACAAGGTTGACGACTTCTCCGACCATGCGGGTGTACGTCTGCTTCAAATGGCGAGGTATACGGATCTTAGGAGGCTCTGTGAGATATAAGCCTCATGTTAGCAGCAATACACCTATAGGTAGTCATTACAGAGCTCTACTGAAAATGAAGCTCAAAGAATTTGTGTTATGAAATGTTGTGGTATTGCACAAATGATCTTACTTGTCCTTATTGCCAAAAATGACCATATTTAGAAACACTGATTACAGGGGCTTACCAATGACCTCTTTGACCAAAATGGAGTGCTGTGTGGTGCGGGGTGGGCTGGCTCCGGCGGCATTTATAGCCTTCACTCGCACTAGGATCTTGGCTTCCCGAGGCAGGTCTGTTATGGTGAACTTGGTTTTCTCGATCAGTTCCTTGTTGGCAACTACCCAGTCATCCGCTGTGCATACAACAGTTCAGTTTTTAGATACTTCATCATCAGCATCACAGTTAGgaaacttttcttttcttaaaagCACAGTTAAGACACTTTTCCTCAAAATGAAATGTGTGTAGGAACCTTGAAATATCTCATTTTGTTAGCAAACACATGAAACAGATATGCAGTCTGGGAAGGCTATGAGTATGTGATAAAAACTGCAGAGATCCAGAGAGCTGTCTCACTTCCTTCAATGCAGTACTCCACTTGGTACCCATCCAACCCAGCAGCACCAATGGTGTCTGGGGGACGCCACTTCATCGTCACAGTTGTGTCTGTGACGTCATCCACTACCAGCAGTGTGGGTTCACTGGTGACAGCTTaaagaggagacagagagagtcacCGTTAGTGTCGCAGCATGAAAAAAGCGTTATTTTCAGTGTAGCTTGTTATATTAGCTTCTTCCATACTGAAAAAGGGACAATGCACAAAAATACAAGACAATACAAgtcaatataataaaaatacacagttaataattaataataatgattaaaataataataactaaaggGGCCATTTGTATACAAGCAATCAGGGCTGACCTAAAACTGTTATGGGGAGCACAAAAGTGCAATATCATCAATAATTTAATTagttataataaaattaatatccagaatttaTTATGGATGAATTCAAGTAGAAATCACAGGCAGACAACTTGAAAAAATTAATAGATACATAGATCATACATTTTGAACTACTGTAGAAAATGCTAAAACTATTTTAATGAATTCTTATTAAGATATAATTAAGATATAATTGTATGTAcaaataaatgaacatgaaaATGAATGTCATTAAAATTTTTGAATGCTAGTGCATCTCCTGCCATCCAAATagataattaaaaatgtaatgatTTACATAAATGCGACAATTGTGTCTCTATATAATGAtcataataaacaaaatagtgACCACGCAAACATTCTTATGCCCatacacatgctcacacatGCACGTGAGAGGGGATCCTCCATTAATCTCTCTGGCATCTTCTGTAGATCTCATTATGTTGTTTTTCTCTATTCTTCCACTGCTCATCATGTGCAAAGAGTGACTGGGACCAAGAGAGGAGCTCATCTCCTAAACCTATAATCCTCCGATGATTTGGCAGCCATCATAAAGACATATTTAATATCTTCTAAATCTCAGGCTTGGTCTGTGGAGGTCAGAGTCAGAATACTTTGGATGCTGGAGTCTGCACAGCAACAGCTGCAAAAGGGGAGACCGAAGGGCAAGCTCAGATATGGCGACTGAGTAATGGTGTATCTATAGTGTTGCCATCTCTTTTGATGTGATATGCTGAGGTTATGTACCATTATCTTACACAACAACACTCTAAGGAGTTGACATAACTAATCCAGTGATGGTGTTGACAGTGCTGGCCAGGGAACATCTAGAGGCAACAGGACACAGCATGGGGCAGGGGTGTAAGAGAGGTACTCACCGAGAGGAACAAATGGCTTGGAGGGTTCACTGGGTTTGGACACACCGATGGCATTGACGGCAAAGATTCGCACCTCGTACGGCACTCCTTCAATCATCTTTTTAGGCTCGAATGTGGTCTCTTTGCAGAGGTCGAAGTTTAGTCTCATCCATCTAGAGCTCTGCTTCTTTTTCCTCTCAATGAAGTATCCTAAGAGACAGAGCAGCacagacagtacagacagtccTACACTGCAGATAGTATTTCGGGGCTGCAATTGAATGCACTTTAATGtcactgtcaagcaaaaaccttaAATCTCCAATTTTGCTTttgacatttagctgacgctctcatccagagcgaattacaaggttactcatattacaaagATTGACCAACCTAGTGTTAgtgttattggtgtagcacagattgggaattgaacccagttttccacatggtgtgatagctcactggaaggtagtggtgttattctTTGCGCCACACCAAACACTTTTTGACCTAAttggaatctggcagttgttcatgACAATGTGTCCAAATTGCATGATAAACTGACCAAactgacttgaaataaaatatttttacattgacttttatcaaaagttaagaaggttgtttccattttggagatacaaggtttttgtgtgatagCTACGATACTTAGAATATGGAAGTGCTTTTGGTGTGCCCTTACCTAGAATTGGAGAACCACCATCATAATAGGGTGGATCCCATGTCATTGAACACCAGTCTCCACCCACCGTAGGAACCAAGGGAGACCCAGGGGCATCAGGGATATCTAGAGATCAAGGAACAGCAATTAATGAGGCAGAGGTATAAAATAACTAATAACTGCATAAACTGGGCAACTCATGACTCTTAACCTTCTTAAGCTGTTCTTCAGTACTATCAAAAGCTATCAAAAGTCAAACGCTCACAGCAAAAGGTAATGTAGgctggtgtagcatagtggacGACAACGCCGCATTCCCTGTGGcatactctactgtactctacaacACTCATTTGATTTACTACTCTTATTAACAAACCAAAAATCAGCTGCATATTAATATTGCAAATTAATCTTTCGACAGTCTTACCCACAACCTTGACCTTGACACTGGCTGTGTCTTCTCCTGCTTCATTCTGCAGTACAATCTTGTAATTGCCAGAGTCTTCTCTCTCAGTGACGTCAATGGTGAGGCAGGTGTGGTCTGGAAACGTCTCGGCACGAACTCGACTCCCCGTGTCTAGAATGACCTAAACCAACACACACCCAAAGGTACAATAGAAAACAGATCTATTTTACTTCAACATCTGGAGCGAGTTTTGATTTCTGAAGTACACAAAGGTGCAGAAGGACAGATATAATGTACCAGTACTAGTCTTAATCTTTTCCAGTTCCACTCACCCTCTCTCCCTTCATCCACACTACTCTGGGAGCAGGCTCTCCACTGATGGGGATCTCCAAGCGCAGCTTGTTCCCAGCCACTATGGTGACAGTGTTGTCAGGAGCATTCAGAGCATCCAAATGCACTTTAGGGGGAtctgaaaaaaacacagcctttTAAATGTGGGTTGGAGcagtgcttgttttttttttttttgctttgtctcTGTTAATCTATGAAATGAAACCTATTAAAGGGTCACTTGGAATGAACTGAAACACATTAGGCTCAGGATGGTGTTGTTAGTCTTCCCAACAAGACTTTGTCTGTACCTATGATGTGGACTTTGGCGCAGAGGCTCTGCGAGTACCCTTCTGGCACAAAAGTGTAGTCTCCAGCATCATGGAGAGTGCAGCTCTCAACTTCCAACCTGTGGTTCCTGTCAATAAGACAGAGGGGAAAAGCCAGAGTTGGAGTGGTGGTGGCAATTGCGTAGCTGTGACAGATCATCAGTGGGTCTGATCAGACTGTGTGAGTTTATAGGTGGAACTACACAATGGTTCTTCAAGCGATGCCACAGAATAACCACCTTTGGTGTAATAGTAATGTTTGAATTTGAAGAAgcttttaaaggcttaaagaatCTTCACGAttcagaggttcttcacacatggCTTTATGGTTAATGGAACCAAAACGGGTTTTgctcaaaaaaaacatttgaagcaTCAGCATCAGGTCATTCAGTGAGGACAATATGTCTACAGTAAAATAAGCCTCATATTTATTAGTGAAATATGCCCCAAAAAGTGCAAAATCAGGGACAGGGAAGagtttgaatgaatgaataaagcTGGATGACTGTACTTGGCTCGGTGAATAATGGTGATGCGATCACTGGACTGGATGAGCTGCCCGTTCCTGTACCAGCGCCCAGGAACATTTCCGGGAAAGATCTCACAGGGCAACTTCAGCGGCTGGCCCAATTTTATCGTTACATCCTGCAGGTCTTGCAGAATCTTCAGAGGTT contains:
- the mybpc1 gene encoding myosin-binding protein C, slow-type, with translation MPEPTKKDDGQPEENVTPGTGEALPPAEISLEVSPPEAAAEVKDPEPIVTVPEQEPVAPEVLEPQPIITEVTEPQPVVAEVTEAQPIVTEPVEHGQAAPEPTQDVKVVQVSEGKEETTVHSPAPSMNGAVKAADTIPIVMVVPPPTPILKDKDDDITASTPSPPPPSEDGSTHKKLSVDLPNDSVPESAMGRKDSVWSLGDGQPPEDLDKQIENPPLSTLLIEKPQGGSITVGGDITFIAKVEAKDLLRKPTIKWFKGKWMDLASKTGKHLQLKETFDRFTKIHTFEMHIIKAKENYAGNYRCEVTYKDKFDSCSFDLEVKDVPEVSQSIDIRSAFKRSSEGQEDAGELDFSGLLKHREPKQEETPEVDVWEILKNARPDEYEKIAFTYGITDLRGLLRRLKKTKKEEKKSEAFAKKLEPAYQVDKGGKIRLVVDMADPTVDLKWYKNGQEIRPTPNNRKYIFEHKGTQRILVINNCQMNDDAAYSVSAGEEKSTTELFVKELPVKIVKELEPLKTTVNERIELECEVSEEGAQVKWMKNGVEVPTGVRSRYRVKSEGTKHWLIIDDAIKEDTGTYSLMATGGTSEARVQVDLKPLKILQDLQDVTIKLGQPLKLPCEIFPGNVPGRWYRNGQLIQSSDRITIIHRAKNHRLEVESCTLHDAGDYTFVPEGYSQSLCAKVHIIDPPKVHLDALNAPDNTVTIVAGNKLRLEIPISGEPAPRVVWMKGERVILDTGSRVRAETFPDHTCLTIDVTEREDSGNYKIVLQNEAGEDTASVKVKVVDIPDAPGSPLVPTVGGDWCSMTWDPPYYDGGSPILGYFIERKKKQSSRWMRLNFDLCKETTFEPKKMIEGVPYEVRIFAVNAIGVSKPSEPSKPFVPLAVTSEPTLLVVDDVTDTTVTMKWRPPDTIGAAGLDGYQVEYCIEGTDDWVVANKELIEKTKFTITDLPREAKILVRVKAINAAGASPPRTTQHSILVKEVIEPPKIRIPRHLKQTYTRMVGEVVNLVVPFMGKPRPKVSWLKDDQAVEPTQVSIRNSDCDSIIFIRKAERKHSGKYHMSVQVENHVDTAILDIQIVDLPGPPQCVRIEEVWGENVALDWTPPKDNGNAPITGYTIQKADKKTMEWYTCVEHYHRTCITITELVVGNEYFFRIYSENMVGLSESATTTKDSAVIVKEGMNLKNPEYIDYDFTEPPKFTQPLINTFAVAGYNASLNCSVRANPRPKVIWMKNKIIILDDPRYRMFSNQGVCTLEIRKPSPFDGGVYTCKAINDLGEAQVDCKLEVKGGFTFFELMKRGVPLHLIDKYMSETKPSESEKKGSD